The following are encoded together in the Hemicordylus capensis ecotype Gifberg chromosome 4, rHemCap1.1.pri, whole genome shotgun sequence genome:
- the LOC128325003 gene encoding cytochrome c oxidase subunit 6C-2: protein MSAALLPKPQMRGLLASRLRKHIVVAFVFALGCASAYKFGVAEPRKRAYADFYKNYDAVKEFEAMREAGVFESVGPTK, encoded by the exons ATGTCTGCTGCCTTGCTGCCCAAGCCACAGATGAGAGGCCTCTTGGCCAGCCGTCTAAGAAAACACATTGTAGTGGCATTTGTCTTTGCTTTGGGATGTGCATCTGCATACAAG TTTGGTGTGGCTGAACCGAGGAAGAGAGCATACGCAGACTTCTATAAAAACTATGATGCCGTGAAGGAGTTCGAGGCCATGAGGGAAGCTGGGGTATTTGAATCAGTTGGACCCACAAAGTAG